One Bacteroidota bacterium genomic region harbors:
- a CDS encoding Rv1355c family protein has product MSKQKFSEIKNHRTFNFKPEVCTFNDTKDIRHFEKAYLGVQIHDEIVSQLYELIKIEHPTVNFKGTDVYTTVRDYDKLEYKGVWFYYPWKNTLVHTLQKEDFIKVRTNRNLYKITPAQQQLLSTKTIGIIGLSVGSIIATTMAMERIAGNFKLADFDTLELSNLNRVKAGIDNLGLPKVVATARQILEMDPYINIELFEEGITENNIDTFIGGKKPLDILIEECDTLYIKFLAREKCKSLRIPLVMDTSERSMLDIERYDLNKSQALFNGLVKNISSDRILKMSAIEKFATTVQIVGEENLSVKMKASFLEIQQSIPTWPQLASSVVGGGAYTTMVARRILLGEKILSGRYIMDAESMILSEPKEAIKIDKSDWELPKKDILTAKQQKQIIGRIKKQYISTESIDSKTIKAIVKAGCRAPSGGNTQPWEWIFKQNVLYLFHRTELSHSLLDSQQYGSYIAFGAALKNVDIAAKHFGFKASYNRFPDSDSRLIASIVFKKEISEDANAFYDALFHRVTNREIEPQKLTAADKKNIIELEKLKMPKGLILHTVTDEATKKLMGEFTGHGTVFRFLSDRGHYDLFEKEIRWTEKEYNKTKTGIDMESLGVGKGEETLFRFAAQPEVMHSMKNFDGGNIFFNSDVKAALNSIFIGIIAGNKHDNTSWIKAGEQLQNVWLWLTHQGYAVQPIAASVFMANQFQHLPKNSKLEEAVLKKWTAIKKILPSGYEPKFIIRIYKPLKNQKIALRKNTNEVLKIMS; this is encoded by the coding sequence ATGTCCAAACAAAAATTTTCAGAAATAAAAAATCACCGCACCTTTAACTTCAAGCCTGAGGTATGTACATTCAACGACACAAAGGATATACGGCATTTTGAGAAGGCATATCTGGGTGTGCAAATTCATGATGAAATTGTTAGCCAACTGTATGAATTGATTAAAATTGAACACCCCACGGTCAACTTTAAGGGTACAGATGTATATACAACAGTGAGAGATTATGATAAATTGGAATATAAGGGAGTATGGTTTTATTACCCCTGGAAAAACACTTTGGTGCATACTTTACAAAAAGAAGATTTTATAAAGGTGCGTACCAATCGCAATTTATATAAAATTACTCCTGCACAACAACAATTGCTAAGCACTAAAACTATTGGAATAATTGGACTCTCGGTGGGCAGCATTATTGCTACAACTATGGCCATGGAGCGAATAGCGGGTAATTTTAAGTTGGCAGATTTTGACACTCTGGAATTGTCGAACCTAAACCGCGTAAAAGCAGGGATAGACAATTTGGGTTTACCCAAAGTAGTTGCTACTGCCCGACAAATATTGGAAATGGATCCCTATATTAATATCGAACTTTTTGAAGAAGGGATTACCGAAAACAATATAGATACATTTATTGGAGGTAAAAAGCCCCTTGATATTTTGATCGAGGAGTGTGATACTTTATATATAAAATTTTTGGCCCGAGAAAAATGCAAATCATTGCGGATACCTTTAGTAATGGATACGAGTGAAAGGAGTATGCTTGATATTGAACGATATGATTTGAATAAATCGCAAGCCTTATTTAATGGATTGGTGAAAAATATAAGTTCAGACCGAATATTAAAGATGAGTGCGATTGAAAAATTTGCAACCACAGTGCAGATAGTTGGCGAGGAGAATCTATCAGTAAAAATGAAAGCCAGTTTTTTGGAGATCCAACAAAGTATCCCCACTTGGCCACAATTGGCTTCATCGGTAGTGGGTGGAGGAGCATACACCACCATGGTGGCTCGTAGAATACTATTGGGCGAAAAAATACTGTCAGGAAGATATATCATGGATGCCGAAAGTATGATATTATCTGAACCAAAGGAAGCTATTAAAATAGATAAAAGTGACTGGGAATTGCCAAAAAAAGATATATTAACTGCGAAGCAACAAAAGCAAATTATTGGTCGCATAAAAAAGCAATATATATCTACAGAATCTATCGATAGTAAAACCATCAAAGCAATAGTAAAAGCAGGCTGCCGAGCTCCCTCAGGAGGAAATACGCAACCTTGGGAATGGATATTTAAACAAAATGTACTCTATCTTTTTCACCGCACCGAATTATCACATTCATTATTGGATAGTCAGCAATATGGAAGTTATATAGCTTTTGGGGCTGCTCTTAAAAATGTGGACATAGCCGCAAAGCATTTCGGTTTCAAAGCCAGCTATAATCGATTCCCCGATTCTGATTCGAGATTGATTGCAAGCATTGTATTTAAAAAGGAAATTTCTGAGGACGCTAATGCATTTTATGATGCACTATTTCATCGTGTAACCAATAGAGAAATAGAACCACAAAAACTAACAGCCGCCGATAAGAAGAATATCATAGAACTAGAAAAGCTCAAAATGCCCAAAGGTTTAATTCTTCATACCGTTACCGATGAGGCTACCAAAAAATTGATGGGCGAATTTACAGGACATGGAACTGTATTTCGTTTCTTAAGTGACCGAGGTCACTATGACCTCTTTGAAAAAGAAATAAGATGGACAGAAAAAGAATATAATAAAACCAAAACGGGTATCGATATGGAATCTTTGGGTGTGGGTAAAGGTGAGGAAACCCTTTTTCGCTTTGCAGCCCAACCAGAGGTGATGCACAGCATGAAAAACTTTGACGGTGGGAACATCTTTTTCAACAGTGATGTGAAGGCCGCTCTCAATTCGATTTTTATAGGTATAATTGCAGGTAACAAGCACGATAATACTAGCTGGATAAAGGCCGGAGAACAACTACAAAACGTGTGGTTGTGGCTTACCCATCAAGGTTATGCGGTGCAACCGATAGCAGCTTCAGTATTTATGGCAAACCAATTTCAGCACTTACCCAAAAATAGCAAACTTGAGGAAGCAGTTCTGAAAAAATGGACAGCTATAAAAAAAATACTGCCATCAGGTTATGAACCTAAATTCATCATTAGAATATATAAACCTTTAAAAAATCAAAAAATTGCTCTGCGAAAAAATACCAATGAGGTGTTGAAAATTATGAGCTAA
- a CDS encoding 7TM diverse intracellular signaling domain-containing protein, translated as MKLRLYIVFTLVYLYKPVSAQIIFEQKTGEMNLGKKLDYFVDSNQTLQIGEVIKLPFNKKISSDFEIPNLQLTNFNFWFKFQVKNYSEYRKILLVYDQPILNDIILYKVKNGVIDSTVSGERVPISDRQFKYNIPVFEVVDDSSDYYLKIRSIGTLQLDLKLATVNKFVEARFTKNLLLGIYYGILIVMFFYNFFIYFTVRDKTYIYYSVYMIVLIVTQLALEGYGNVLLWPDNLWLTQYAILLFSPLVNITGILFANKFLNVKENIPILHKASKIVLALLIFILAVNLFYSRPVGYYYLRTLMGLSATYLFVTSIVAVRKKIPSATYFLLSWSSLIAALVVYILRDAGVLEHNNLTNYALQIGTAIEVTLLSFALGDKIRQYRVEKEISQAEAVRVAKLNEEILAEQNVFLEHQVKERTSELNKTLSDLKLAQTKLVDTEKMSSLGQLTAGIAHEINNPINFVSSNIKPLKRDVQELLDIVQESETLYIDAGDTEMVAKLNAIKKKYDFDYLKEEIPLLFDAIQNGAERTAEIVKGLKSFSRVDEQSLRLSHIHEGIDSTLMLLKTQMAGIIVSKEYGEIPLVECFIGKMNQVFMNILSNSVYALSHSKETLTPLEIKIKTYNDDINLYMEFSDNGSGISEENVNKIFEPFFTTKPVGDGTGLGLSIVYSIIEMHKGQIIALSNNNFGTLFKITIPLKQE; from the coding sequence ATGAAACTTAGGTTATATATAGTCTTTACTTTAGTTTATTTATATAAACCTGTTTCCGCTCAAATTATTTTTGAACAAAAAACAGGCGAGATGAATTTAGGCAAAAAATTAGATTACTTTGTAGATTCTAACCAAACTTTGCAAATTGGAGAGGTAATAAAACTTCCATTCAATAAAAAAATTTCAAGTGATTTTGAAATACCCAACTTGCAACTTACCAATTTTAATTTTTGGTTTAAGTTTCAAGTAAAAAACTACTCCGAATACCGCAAAATATTATTGGTATACGACCAACCTATATTAAATGATATTATATTATATAAAGTAAAAAATGGTGTCATCGATTCCACAGTATCTGGCGAAAGGGTTCCCATAAGTGATAGACAATTTAAATATAATATCCCTGTATTTGAGGTGGTAGACGATTCATCTGATTATTATTTGAAAATAAGAAGTATAGGCACGCTACAACTTGACCTCAAACTTGCCACAGTCAATAAATTTGTGGAAGCACGATTTACCAAAAACCTATTATTGGGTATCTATTATGGTATACTCATTGTGATGTTTTTTTACAACTTTTTTATCTACTTCACGGTGCGGGATAAAACCTATATATACTATTCTGTATATATGATAGTACTTATCGTTACGCAACTTGCACTTGAGGGATATGGAAACGTACTATTATGGCCTGATAATTTATGGCTCACGCAATATGCTATACTTCTATTTTCGCCATTGGTCAATATAACAGGAATTCTGTTTGCCAATAAATTTCTGAATGTAAAGGAAAATATTCCCATTCTGCATAAAGCAAGTAAAATTGTATTGGCGTTGCTTATTTTTATACTTGCTGTTAATTTATTTTATTCTAGACCCGTTGGTTATTATTATTTGAGAACTTTAATGGGACTAAGTGCTACTTATTTATTTGTGACCAGTATAGTAGCTGTTAGAAAAAAAATTCCTTCAGCCACTTATTTTTTGCTGTCGTGGAGCAGTCTTATAGCAGCCTTGGTGGTATATATATTGCGTGATGCGGGCGTGCTCGAACATAACAATCTCACCAATTATGCACTACAAATAGGCACAGCGATAGAAGTAACCTTGCTCTCCTTTGCACTGGGCGATAAAATAAGACAGTATCGAGTTGAAAAAGAAATATCGCAGGCCGAAGCAGTGCGGGTGGCCAAACTAAATGAAGAAATATTGGCTGAACAAAATGTATTTTTGGAACATCAAGTAAAGGAACGCACCTCGGAATTGAACAAAACTTTGAGCGATTTGAAACTAGCCCAAACCAAATTGGTGGATACCGAAAAAATGTCGTCATTGGGTCAGCTTACCGCAGGTATTGCACACGAAATAAATAACCCTATTAATTTTGTGAGTTCCAATATCAAACCCTTAAAACGTGATGTACAAGAATTGTTGGACATAGTGCAAGAATCGGAAACATTATATATTGATGCTGGAGATACTGAAATGGTGGCCAAGCTCAATGCCATTAAGAAGAAATATGATTTTGATTATTTGAAAGAAGAAATCCCCTTATTATTTGATGCCATACAAAATGGTGCCGAGCGTACCGCCGAAATAGTAAAGGGTCTTAAATCATTTTCGAGAGTAGATGAGCAATCGCTTAGATTGTCCCACATTCACGAAGGAATCGACTCTACCTTGATGTTGCTAAAAACACAAATGGCTGGAATAATAGTTAGCAAAGAATATGGCGAAATACCCTTGGTAGAGTGTTTCATTGGGAAAATGAATCAAGTATTTATGAATATACTTAGCAATTCCGTTTATGCACTTAGTCATAGCAAAGAAACATTGACACCCCTCGAAATAAAAATAAAAACCTACAACGATGATATAAACTTATACATGGAATTTAGTGATAACGGATCCGGTATTTCCGAAGAAAATGTAAATAAAATATTTGAACCTTTCTTTACTACCAAACCAGTGGGTGATGGAACGGGGCTGGGATTGTCAATAGTTTATAGCATTATTGAAATGCACAAAGGCCAAATTATAGCATTGTCGAATAATAATTTTGGAACATTATTTAAAATCACCATACCTTTGAAACAAGAATGA
- a CDS encoding hybrid sensor histidine kinase/response regulator, translated as MKPSESKPKILYVDDEPHNITGLRAILRKEYEVIGCMSVKEAYVLLAEQEFQIIVADLKLGEDDGVDFLDDIRLKYPRPVKILLTAFFDFEAAVKGINKAKIFSYLFKPLNEDEVLSTIRIAYEHYQNNTLLEFRKDELEKAHEELNRFVYSASHDMRAPLRSIMGIIKVAEMEGIDERVQHYFSLIERSVNQLDAFNVNLISYFKNSKQETVIEPIDFKEIARDIFEQFQYYPGAESINFIINTNQNTPWMGDLFRIKIIFNNLITNAIKFQRNEIANKHIIFTCDTKGPDKAVLTFEDNGIGIDEENQKRIFEMFYRATRENSGSGIGLYIVKEAINKIGALIRIESKPNMGTKFILEIPSKLNIEA; from the coding sequence ATGAAGCCATCTGAAAGCAAACCCAAAATTTTATACGTAGATGATGAACCACATAATATAACTGGTTTAAGAGCTATACTTCGTAAGGAATACGAGGTTATTGGGTGCATGTCAGTAAAGGAGGCTTATGTGTTATTAGCAGAGCAAGAGTTCCAAATAATAGTAGCCGATCTTAAACTGGGAGAGGATGATGGTGTGGATTTTTTGGACGATATCAGGCTAAAATATCCCCGCCCAGTAAAAATATTGCTTACTGCATTTTTCGATTTTGAAGCAGCGGTTAAAGGTATCAACAAGGCCAAAATATTTAGCTACCTATTTAAACCCCTCAACGAGGACGAGGTATTGTCGACCATTAGAATTGCTTACGAGCATTATCAGAATAATACATTGCTCGAGTTCAGGAAAGACGAACTAGAAAAAGCACATGAAGAACTTAACCGTTTCGTGTATAGTGCCTCACACGACATGCGTGCCCCACTTAGATCGATAATGGGCATTATAAAAGTGGCCGAAATGGAAGGTATTGATGAAAGGGTGCAACACTATTTTAGTTTGATAGAAAGAAGTGTGAACCAGCTCGATGCTTTTAATGTAAACCTTATTTCCTACTTTAAAAACAGTAAACAAGAAACTGTAATTGAACCTATTGATTTTAAAGAGATAGCCCGAGATATATTCGAACAATTCCAATACTATCCAGGGGCAGAGTCAATTAATTTTATAATAAACACAAACCAAAATACACCTTGGATGGGTGATCTATTTAGGATCAAAATTATTTTTAATAACCTAATAACCAATGCTATTAAATTTCAGCGGAACGAAATAGCCAATAAGCACATTATTTTTACGTGCGATACCAAAGGCCCAGACAAAGCTGTTTTAACATTTGAAGATAATGGTATTGGCATAGACGAAGAGAACCAAAAGAGAATTTTTGAAATGTTTTATAGGGCCACCAGAGAAAATTCAGGATCGGGAATCGGATTGTATATTGTAAAAGAAGCAATAAATAAAATAGGAGCTCTAATTAGAATTGAATCAAAACCAAATATGGGAACTAAATTTATTTTGGAAATACCATCTAAATTAAACATTGAAGCATGA
- a CDS encoding response regulator, with the protein MKFLLIDDSEIELYVTSRLLDNAGLSSSVQTFLEAKDALSHLHTIKMEDHNLPDVILLDIHMPTMSGFDFLDNYIQSLGEVLSERISIIILSSTADQKDFEKAARYEVVKGVFDKPLDTIRLKSLLEEINS; encoded by the coding sequence ATGAAGTTTTTATTAATTGACGATAGCGAAATTGAACTTTATGTAACCTCTAGGTTGCTCGACAATGCAGGTTTATCTAGCAGTGTTCAAACATTTTTGGAGGCTAAGGATGCTTTGTCGCATTTGCATACCATAAAAATGGAAGACCATAATCTTCCTGATGTAATTTTGCTTGATATACATATGCCAACCATGAGTGGCTTTGATTTTTTAGATAATTATATACAATCGTTAGGAGAAGTGTTGAGCGAACGCATTTCTATTATCATATTGTCGAGCACGGCCGACCAGAAAGATTTTGAGAAAGCAGCCAGATATGAAGTGGTAAAAGGTGTATTTGATAAACCACTTGATACTATAAGGCTTAAAAGCTTACTAGAAGAAATCAATTCTTAA
- a CDS encoding M23 family metallopeptidase translates to MNKKIIYIYIVFVLLSSNLVFAQESYPKDYFRSPIDSPIYLSGGFCTLRNDHFHSGIDITTYERENMNVLAAADGWVSRIKVSPFGYGKALYIDHPNGYTTVYGHLNSYTDEIGKYVKQIQYNVKSFEIDVFPKKDELRIVKGQLVALSGNTGGSSGPHVHFEIRDTKTEEIINPILFGIEVNDTIAPEIKQVAINRIYPNNFQANKTLAVINSNQSRLLNSDTIFIPAGTTGIDAVVNDYTTFKVIPFNPYEINLYINDEKYYTCKFEKFSFDKSKYVNGHLNYSSWWNYGIKYQRLYKLSSNQLYFYQTKREGIFEVQENKLYHINIEAIDLAGFSKQFDFFIMGINDTLKDSIVSEPKRINNYSKLEYLENSLSIPDELEAIEIGNGRVKVKYKHSDLPITFVKPCTIYIYYEGSTSSSKSALYYIDYNKNIIYAGGSFKGGYVSGNVAKPGIYFIGEDLQKPVIKPINITKKNYIKGRHLSFKIVDKLSGIDKYNLYFNNQWVLAEYDAKSDMITYFFDTQTQQGWQVVTLKVLDKMGNETIYTKKVCIKN, encoded by the coding sequence ATGAACAAAAAAATAATATATATATATATAGTTTTTGTTCTGCTTTCAAGTAACCTAGTTTTTGCACAGGAATCTTATCCAAAAGATTATTTTCGCTCTCCCATCGATTCACCCATCTACCTTTCGGGTGGCTTTTGTACTTTGCGAAATGACCATTTTCATTCAGGTATTGATATCACAACTTATGAGAGAGAAAATATGAATGTATTGGCTGCTGCCGATGGATGGGTTTCTCGCATAAAAGTATCACCTTTCGGCTATGGCAAAGCATTGTATATTGACCATCCCAATGGTTATACCACAGTATACGGACATTTGAATTCTTATACAGATGAGATAGGAAAGTACGTAAAACAAATCCAGTACAATGTTAAAAGTTTCGAAATAGATGTGTTTCCCAAAAAGGACGAACTAAGGATAGTGAAAGGGCAATTGGTGGCTTTGAGCGGGAACACTGGCGGTTCATCGGGGCCGCATGTGCATTTTGAAATTAGGGATACAAAGACAGAAGAAATCATAAACCCAATTTTATTCGGCATTGAGGTTAATGACACGATTGCACCAGAAATAAAACAAGTAGCAATTAATAGGATTTATCCAAATAATTTTCAGGCAAATAAAACACTTGCGGTAATTAATTCTAATCAGTCGAGGCTGCTAAACTCCGATACAATATTTATACCAGCAGGCACCACAGGGATTGACGCAGTGGTGAATGACTATACCACATTTAAAGTGATACCTTTTAACCCGTACGAAATTAATTTATATATCAACGATGAGAAATATTATACTTGTAAGTTTGAAAAATTTTCATTCGATAAATCTAAATATGTAAACGGACACCTCAACTATAGCAGTTGGTGGAACTATGGAATCAAGTATCAGAGACTCTATAAACTTAGTTCAAATCAATTATATTTTTATCAAACAAAACGGGAAGGTATTTTTGAGGTACAGGAAAATAAACTTTACCATATCAATATTGAAGCAATTGACTTGGCAGGGTTTTCAAAGCAGTTCGATTTTTTTATAATGGGCATCAACGATACGCTGAAAGATTCAATAGTAAGTGAGCCGAAAAGAATTAACAATTATTCCAAACTTGAATATCTTGAAAATAGTTTAAGTATCCCCGACGAGCTTGAAGCTATCGAAATTGGGAACGGTAGGGTAAAGGTAAAATACAAACATTCCGATTTGCCTATCACCTTTGTAAAACCCTGTACCATTTATATTTATTATGAAGGTAGCACATCATCAAGCAAATCGGCATTGTATTATATTGATTATAATAAAAATATAATATATGCGGGTGGTAGTTTTAAAGGAGGGTATGTTTCAGGAAATGTAGCTAAACCTGGCATCTATTTTATAGGTGAAGATTTGCAAAAACCTGTGATAAAACCCATTAATATTACCAAGAAAAATTATATAAAAGGCAGACACCTCAGTTTTAAAATTGTTGACAAACTGAGCGGAATAGATAAATATAATTTATATTTCAATAACCAATGGGTGCTTGCTGAGTATGATGCCAAAAGCGATATGATTACTTACTTTTTCGATACGCAAACACAACAAGGCTGGCAGGTAGTAACTTTAAAAGTATTAGATAAAATGGGTAATGAAACTATATATACTAAGAAAGTATGTATTAAGAATTGA
- a CDS encoding fumarylacetoacetate hydrolase family protein, translating to MKILCVGRNYSEHIKELQNEVPENPVIFIKPDSAVLRPGYDFYYPEFSNDIHYEVELIVKINNTGKHILPQFAHKYYDEIALGIDFTARDLQNDLKKKGLPWELAKGFDMSAAIGDFISKSKFEDLQKIEFSLYKNGEKKQQGNTADMIYKIDELIAFMSKYFMFKKGDIIFTGTPAGVGPVQIGDKLEAYIFEQKNLEVLIK from the coding sequence ATGAAAATCCTTTGCGTTGGCCGCAACTATAGCGAGCATATAAAAGAGCTGCAAAATGAAGTGCCAGAAAATCCGGTTATCTTCATCAAGCCTGATAGTGCTGTGCTTAGACCCGGTTATGATTTTTATTATCCAGAGTTTTCAAATGATATACATTACGAAGTAGAATTGATTGTAAAAATAAATAATACGGGTAAACATATATTACCTCAATTCGCTCACAAGTATTATGATGAAATAGCATTGGGAATTGATTTTACCGCACGCGATTTGCAAAATGATTTAAAGAAAAAAGGATTACCTTGGGAGTTAGCCAAAGGTTTTGATATGAGTGCAGCAATTGGAGATTTTATAAGCAAAAGTAAATTCGAAGATTTGCAAAAGATAGAATTCTCCTTATATAAAAACGGGGAGAAAAAGCAGCAAGGGAATACCGCAGATATGATATATAAAATAGACGAACTTATAGCGTTTATGTCAAAGTATTTTATGTTCAAGAAAGGCGATATTATATTTACGGGCACTCCTGCTGGGGTTGGCCCCGTGCAAATTGGCGACAAACTGGAAGCTTATATTTTTGAACAGAAAAATTTGGAAGTATTGATTAAATGA
- the pruA gene encoding L-glutamate gamma-semialdehyde dehydrogenase, translating into MNGFFKVPIPVNEPIYSYAPGSIERKLLKEAVTEARSKTLDIPMYIGGEELRTGNTTDLHPPHDRHHKLGRFHRGDASHVQQAIDAALAAKADWENMPWEHRAAIFLKAAELLAGPYRYKLNAATMLGQSKNAFQAEIDAACEMIDFLRFNVAYMSEIYNEQPISSKGIWNRLEYRPLEGFVFALTPFNFTAIAGNLPTSAAMMGNVVVWKPAFTQIYAANVLMEIFREAGVPSGVINLVYTSGPETGDIIFKHPEFAGIHFTGSTGVFQNVWKQIGDNIQTYKSYPRIVGETGGKDYIMVHPSANADVVRTAIVRGAFEYQGQKCSAASRVYVPKTLWSKLENDLVTEVNNIKVGPVEDFRNFVNAVIDEKSFDKIASYIDQAHADPNVKVIAGGTYDKSQGYFIRPTIILTQNPQSVTMCEEIFGPVLTIYVYEDNKFEETLHLLDKTSPYALTGAVISQDRYAIELATKILRHSAGNFYINDKPTGAVVGQQPFGGGRASGTNDKAGAKVNLLRWCSMRTIKETFTPPSNYTYPNFNEE; encoded by the coding sequence ATGAACGGTTTTTTCAAAGTCCCAATACCAGTAAATGAGCCTATATATTCTTATGCACCAGGTAGTATTGAACGCAAATTATTAAAAGAAGCAGTGACCGAGGCACGCTCAAAAACTTTGGATATACCCATGTATATTGGAGGTGAAGAGTTGAGAACCGGAAATACCACCGATTTGCACCCGCCTCACGACAGGCACCACAAGCTTGGGCGTTTTCACAGGGGCGATGCATCGCATGTGCAACAAGCAATCGATGCGGCACTTGCGGCCAAAGCCGATTGGGAGAATATGCCGTGGGAGCATCGTGCTGCGATATTTTTGAAAGCTGCCGAACTTTTAGCTGGCCCCTACAGATATAAACTAAATGCGGCCACCATGTTAGGACAATCGAAGAACGCATTTCAAGCCGAGATTGATGCAGCCTGCGAAATGATTGATTTCCTGCGTTTCAATGTGGCTTATATGAGCGAAATTTATAATGAACAACCCATATCATCGAAAGGAATTTGGAATAGATTGGAATATAGGCCCCTCGAAGGTTTTGTGTTCGCTCTCACGCCTTTCAATTTCACAGCCATTGCAGGAAATCTTCCCACTTCAGCAGCTATGATGGGGAATGTAGTGGTATGGAAACCTGCATTCACACAAATATATGCAGCCAATGTATTGATGGAAATTTTCCGCGAAGCAGGTGTGCCTAGTGGGGTTATTAATTTAGTATATACAAGTGGCCCCGAAACAGGAGATATTATATTCAAACATCCTGAATTTGCAGGTATACATTTTACAGGCTCTACGGGCGTGTTCCAAAATGTATGGAAACAAATTGGCGACAATATACAAACTTATAAAAGCTATCCCCGCATAGTGGGCGAAACAGGTGGTAAAGATTATATCATGGTTCATCCATCTGCCAATGCCGATGTGGTGCGAACAGCAATAGTTCGCGGTGCTTTCGAGTATCAGGGACAAAAATGTTCAGCGGCTTCCAGAGTATATGTTCCTAAAACATTGTGGTCGAAATTGGAGAACGATTTGGTAACAGAAGTTAATAACATTAAAGTGGGACCCGTAGAAGATTTTAGGAATTTTGTAAACGCCGTGATCGACGAAAAATCTTTTGACAAAATTGCTTCCTATATTGACCAAGCACATGCCGACCCCAATGTGAAAGTAATTGCTGGCGGCACTTACGATAAATCGCAGGGGTATTTTATTAGACCAACTATTATACTTACCCAAAACCCGCAATCAGTTACCATGTGCGAAGAAATATTTGGGCCAGTACTTACTATATATGTTTATGAAGATAATAAGTTTGAAGAGACTTTGCATCTATTGGATAAAACATCTCCTTATGCACTAACCGGTGCTGTCATTTCGCAAGACCGTTACGCTATAGAATTGGCTACAAAAATTTTGCGTCACTCGGCTGGTAATTTCTATATCAATGATAAACCTACAGGAGCTGTAGTAGGTCAGCAACCATTTGGCGGCGGGCGTGCAAGCGGAACAAATGACAAAGCAGGAGCAAAAGTAAATTTATTACGTTGGTGCAGTATGCGTACCATTAAAGAAACATTTACCCCACCATCAAATTATACGTATCCTAATTTTAACGAAGAATAA